Proteins from a single region of Lampris incognitus isolate fLamInc1 chromosome 16, fLamInc1.hap2, whole genome shotgun sequence:
- the evla gene encoding enah/Vasp-like a isoform X1: MVYDDASKKWVPIKPGQQGFSRINIYHNTANNTFRVVGVKLQDQQVVINYSIVKGLKYNQATPTFHQWRDARQVYGLNFASKEEATTFSNAMLFALNVLSSPDGGGPVVQRQNGPSSEDSEAQRRMMEQHQMQAHKERERRTSGSVVSTLQYKVSTPPIHPDTPPEYRQYRASTLPPSYVRVASSSPPSSATSSPSQEREAGAARDKAQLSSQLSTSLASAFSPVQTGVTTQGRQVRQIPLSPPTTARHLHHQHQHQHQQQQHQHDIVLPPKHGTWSASHMAHMYGQMPPSSSPPVMMAMPVKQGLPPQPVLPVALPLPPLNSRVKPPPLDPSIATAPHHYPQNQPHPQTNGQTEDYYSPHSYHLPMTPQYCEAIPLPPLIGQMAPGPAPSQPQVPSTFHPQQQQQPHQHQVYQQQAPPPSSSSSSSPPSYTAVSDGGSPKKTPSPVPQQGHMANSSPPVSAGHPSSMLSVAPAQVPAPAPMAGPPAPPPPPGPPPPIAVPPPVPPPLPTGGGSPGGPPGIQQQPSGLAAALAGAKLRKVQRDESSPPGSSKSDSNRSSGGSGGGGEGLMQEMNALLARRRKASEKPDEDDSSGRGPGQQNSTDAVKKPWERSNSAEKSSLVSRVRPIGSSSEADTEFDRMKQEILDEVVRELHKVKDEIINAIRQEIGRISTS, encoded by the exons ATGGTCTATGACGATGCCAGCAAGAAGTGGGTGCCCATTAAGCCAGGGCAGCAGGGCTTCAGCCGCATCAACATCTACCACAACACTGCCAACAACACCTTCAGAGTAGTGGGTGTCAAACTGCAGGACCAGCAG GTGGTCATCAACTACTCCATTGTGAAAGGCCTGAAGTACAACCAGGCCACTCCAACCTTCCACCAGTGGCGCGATGCTCGCCAGGTCTACGGGTTGAACTTCGCCAGTAAGGAGGAGGCCACCACCTTCTCCAACGCCATGCTATTCGCCCTCAATGTCCTCAGCTCACCTGACGGCGGAG GTCCAGTCGTCCAGCGCCAAAATGGGCCTTCCTCGGAGGACAGCGAGGCCCAAAGGAG GATGATGGAGCAGCATCAGATGCAGGCGCACAAGGAAAGGGAGCGAAGAACGTCAGGATCAG TCGTTTCCACTCTCCAATATAAAGTCTCCACCCCTCCCATCCACCCTGATACTCCTCCtgagtacagacagtacagagcTAGTACTCTGCCGCCCTCCTATGTCCGTGtggcctcctcctcccccccttccTCTGCCACCTCCTCCCCCTCTCAGGAGAGAGAGGCTGGGGCTGCTAGGGACAAGGCTCAGCTCTCTTCCCAGCTTTCCACCTCCCTAGCCTCGGCTTTCTCCCCAGTCCAGACTGGAGTGACAACCCAGGGCCGACAGGTCCGTCAGATACCCCTGTCCCCTCCCACCACTGCCCGCCACCTTCACCATCAACATCAGcatcaacatcaacaacaacaacaccaacatgaCATTGTGCTGCCCCCTAAACATGGCACCTGGTCTGCCTCCCATATGGCCCACATGTATGGCCAGATGCCCCCGTCCTCTTCTCCCCCAGTTATGATGGCCATGCCCGTGAAGCAGGGCTTGCCTCCACAGCCTGTCCTCCCCGTGGCTCTCCCGCTTCCACCCCTGAACTCTAGGGTAAAGCCTCCTCCCCTAGACCCAAGCATTGCCACAGCCCCTCATCATTATCCCCAGAACCAGCCCCACCCTCAAACCAATGGCCAGACAGAAGACTACTACTCCCCTCATTCCTACCACCTGCCAATGACCCCACAGTACTGTGAGGCCATCCCCCTGCCTCCTCTGATAGGTCAAATGGCCCCAGGTCCTGCCCCCAGCCAGCCTCAGGTCCCATCCACCTTCCaccctcagcagcagcagcagccgcatCAACACCAGGTGTACCAGCAACAAGccccgcccccctcctcctcctcctcctcctcaccccccTCTTACACTGCCGTGTCTGATGGGGGCTCACCCAAGAAGACCCCTTCCCCTGTCCCTCAGCAGGGCCACATGGCCAACAGCA GTCCCCCTGTCTCTGCAGGTCACCCGTCCTCAATGCTTTCCGTGGCCCCCGCACAGGTCCCAGCCCCGGCACCTATGGCTGGGCCTCCAGCACCGCCACCTCCACCAGGACCCCCACCCCCGATTGCAGTCCCCCCACCTGTGCCCCCTCCACTCCCCACTGGTGGTGGGTCTCCGGGTGGGCCTCCCGGGATTCAGCAACAGCCCTCAGGACTGGCTGCTGCATTGGCTGGAGCCAAACTCCGCAAAGTACAGAGG GATGAGAGTAGTCCTCCCGGGTCTTCCAAGAGTGACTCCAACCGGTCCAGCggtggcagtggtggtggtggagagggaCTGATGCAGGAGATGAATGCTTTGCTGGCTCGCAG ACGGAAAGCCTCGGAGAAACCTGACGAG GATGACTCCAGTGGTCGGGGGCCAGGCCAGCAGAACTCCACAG ATGCTGTGAAGAAGCCATGGGAACGATCTAACTCGGCAGAAAAGTCCTCACTGGTCTCAAG AGTCAGACCAATTGGAAGCTCCAGTGAGGCGGATACAGAATTTGACAGAATGAAGCAG GAAATCCTAGATGAAGTTGTACGTGAATTGCATAAAGTGAAAGATGAGATCATTAATG CCATTAGACAAGAAATTGGAAGAATCAGTACGTCCTAA
- the evla gene encoding enah/Vasp-like a isoform X2 translates to MVYDDASKKWVPIKPGQQGFSRINIYHNTANNTFRVVGVKLQDQQVVINYSIVKGLKYNQATPTFHQWRDARQVYGLNFASKEEATTFSNAMLFALNVLSSPDGGGPVVQRQNGPSSEDSEAQRRMMEQHQMQAHKERERRTSGSGHPSSMLSVAPAQVPAPAPMAGPPAPPPPPGPPPPIAVPPPVPPPLPTGGGSPGGPPGIQQQPSGLAAALAGAKLRKVQRDESSPPGSSKSDSNRSSGGSGGGGEGLMQEMNALLARRRKASEKPDEDDSSGRGPGQQNSTDAVKKPWERSNSAEKSSLVSRVRPIGSSSEADTEFDRMKQEILDEVVRELHKVKDEIINAIRQEIGRISTS, encoded by the exons ATGGTCTATGACGATGCCAGCAAGAAGTGGGTGCCCATTAAGCCAGGGCAGCAGGGCTTCAGCCGCATCAACATCTACCACAACACTGCCAACAACACCTTCAGAGTAGTGGGTGTCAAACTGCAGGACCAGCAG GTGGTCATCAACTACTCCATTGTGAAAGGCCTGAAGTACAACCAGGCCACTCCAACCTTCCACCAGTGGCGCGATGCTCGCCAGGTCTACGGGTTGAACTTCGCCAGTAAGGAGGAGGCCACCACCTTCTCCAACGCCATGCTATTCGCCCTCAATGTCCTCAGCTCACCTGACGGCGGAG GTCCAGTCGTCCAGCGCCAAAATGGGCCTTCCTCGGAGGACAGCGAGGCCCAAAGGAG GATGATGGAGCAGCATCAGATGCAGGCGCACAAGGAAAGGGAGCGAAGAACGTCAGGATCAG GTCACCCGTCCTCAATGCTTTCCGTGGCCCCCGCACAGGTCCCAGCCCCGGCACCTATGGCTGGGCCTCCAGCACCGCCACCTCCACCAGGACCCCCACCCCCGATTGCAGTCCCCCCACCTGTGCCCCCTCCACTCCCCACTGGTGGTGGGTCTCCGGGTGGGCCTCCCGGGATTCAGCAACAGCCCTCAGGACTGGCTGCTGCATTGGCTGGAGCCAAACTCCGCAAAGTACAGAGG GATGAGAGTAGTCCTCCCGGGTCTTCCAAGAGTGACTCCAACCGGTCCAGCggtggcagtggtggtggtggagagggaCTGATGCAGGAGATGAATGCTTTGCTGGCTCGCAG ACGGAAAGCCTCGGAGAAACCTGACGAG GATGACTCCAGTGGTCGGGGGCCAGGCCAGCAGAACTCCACAG ATGCTGTGAAGAAGCCATGGGAACGATCTAACTCGGCAGAAAAGTCCTCACTGGTCTCAAG AGTCAGACCAATTGGAAGCTCCAGTGAGGCGGATACAGAATTTGACAGAATGAAGCAG GAAATCCTAGATGAAGTTGTACGTGAATTGCATAAAGTGAAAGATGAGATCATTAATG CCATTAGACAAGAAATTGGAAGAATCAGTACGTCCTAA
- the evla gene encoding enah/Vasp-like a isoform X3, whose translation MVYDDASKKWVPIKPGQQGFSRINIYHNTANNTFRVVGVKLQDQQVVINYSIVKGLKYNQATPTFHQWRDARQVYGLNFASKEEATTFSNAMLFALNVLSSPDGGGPVVQRQNGPSSEDSEAQRRMMEQHQMQAHKERERRTSGSGPPVSAGHPSSMLSVAPAQVPAPAPMAGPPAPPPPPGPPPPIAVPPPVPPPLPTGGGSPGGPPGIQQQPSGLAAALAGAKLRKVQRDESSPPGSSKSDSNRSSGGSGGGGEGLMQEMNALLARRRKASEKPDEDDSSGRGPGQQNSTDAVKKPWERSNSAEKSSLVSRVRPIGSSSEADTEFDRMKQEILDEVVRELHKVKDEIINAIRQEIGRISTS comes from the exons ATGGTCTATGACGATGCCAGCAAGAAGTGGGTGCCCATTAAGCCAGGGCAGCAGGGCTTCAGCCGCATCAACATCTACCACAACACTGCCAACAACACCTTCAGAGTAGTGGGTGTCAAACTGCAGGACCAGCAG GTGGTCATCAACTACTCCATTGTGAAAGGCCTGAAGTACAACCAGGCCACTCCAACCTTCCACCAGTGGCGCGATGCTCGCCAGGTCTACGGGTTGAACTTCGCCAGTAAGGAGGAGGCCACCACCTTCTCCAACGCCATGCTATTCGCCCTCAATGTCCTCAGCTCACCTGACGGCGGAG GTCCAGTCGTCCAGCGCCAAAATGGGCCTTCCTCGGAGGACAGCGAGGCCCAAAGGAG GATGATGGAGCAGCATCAGATGCAGGCGCACAAGGAAAGGGAGCGAAGAACGTCAGGATCAG GTCCCCCTGTCTCTGCAGGTCACCCGTCCTCAATGCTTTCCGTGGCCCCCGCACAGGTCCCAGCCCCGGCACCTATGGCTGGGCCTCCAGCACCGCCACCTCCACCAGGACCCCCACCCCCGATTGCAGTCCCCCCACCTGTGCCCCCTCCACTCCCCACTGGTGGTGGGTCTCCGGGTGGGCCTCCCGGGATTCAGCAACAGCCCTCAGGACTGGCTGCTGCATTGGCTGGAGCCAAACTCCGCAAAGTACAGAGG GATGAGAGTAGTCCTCCCGGGTCTTCCAAGAGTGACTCCAACCGGTCCAGCggtggcagtggtggtggtggagagggaCTGATGCAGGAGATGAATGCTTTGCTGGCTCGCAG ACGGAAAGCCTCGGAGAAACCTGACGAG GATGACTCCAGTGGTCGGGGGCCAGGCCAGCAGAACTCCACAG ATGCTGTGAAGAAGCCATGGGAACGATCTAACTCGGCAGAAAAGTCCTCACTGGTCTCAAG AGTCAGACCAATTGGAAGCTCCAGTGAGGCGGATACAGAATTTGACAGAATGAAGCAG GAAATCCTAGATGAAGTTGTACGTGAATTGCATAAAGTGAAAGATGAGATCATTAATG CCATTAGACAAGAAATTGGAAGAATCAGTACGTCCTAA